The window GATGTATATCACGGATATAATGCCTATAACCTTATCTGCCGGGCTGGTGCTCAGCCTGCTGTTCGCACTGATTATCCGCGATTTCCAGCTCGATCTGCTGCGCAACGGACAAATTATAAGAGCGAATGAGCTGCTGTCCGCCCAGACTGAAGAATTGCATAAGAACAAAATTATTCTGGAGGAAAGAGCGAAGCAGCTGACGCTGGCTTCCCAATACAAATCAGAGTTTCTGGCCACGATGTCACATGAGCTCAGAACGCCGCTCAACAGTGTTATTAATTTGTCTCAATTAATAGAAGAAAATAATGACTCCCTGAACCGGGAGGAGACAAAGGAATATGCGGGAATCATTCACCGCTCGGGCGAGGATCTGCTGATGCTTATTAATGATATTCTGGACTTATCCAAGGTAGAGGCCGGGAAGCTTGATATTAACAAGGAAGATTTGAACGTCAGTGAAATTCCGGAGCTGCTGACGTTGCAGTTCAGTGTTGCCGCCAGGCTTAAGGGGCTGGAATTCACGGTTACGCTTGACAGCCAGGTGCCGCAGGTCATTCATTCCGATCCCCAGCGTGTGCAGCAGATTCTCCGTAACCTGCTCTCTAATGCCTTTAAGTTTACTATGGAGGGACATATCTCGCTGAATATCCGCACGTTTGAGCAGAAGGAGGGGGCTCTTCAGCGGCGCTGGATTGTATTTGATGTGCAGGATACCGGCATCGGAATTGCCGCAGAGAAGCATGACATCATCTTTGAAGCTTTTCAGCAGGCAGACGCAACGATCGGCCGCAAATATGGCGGAACCGGACTGGGCCTGTCGATCAGCAATGATCTTGCCAGACTTCTGGGCGGATTTATCACGCTTCACAGTGAAGAAAAGCAGGGGAGCAGGTTCTCTCTTTATTTGCCTTTATAGCTGGTAGGGGGAAGGGATCCTCCGGCTCCAACATAATTTGTGATTTTGCTGTATTGACAGCAGGGTGATGCTGAGTAGAATGGAGCCAATGCCGCATCAAAGGAGTGTTATCACCCCCATGAACATCATGAGAAACAGGCTGCCGGGTATTCGTCCCAAACGTGTCCGCAAAGCTTCGGTTCACCGCAACAATCTTAGAGTCGCTACGTTTGAAGGGATACCATCGACTATTTTCCAGGTGCTGCTGCAAGGGCAGTTTTTAACTGGATTTCTGCTATATTTGGGGGCGAGTTCCAGCCAGATTGGATTTGTACTGGCGCTTACCACGCTGGTCAACGTAGCACAGATTGGTGTTGCTTTTCTGATTCAAAAGCTGCCAAGCCGCAAATGGGCGATGGTCACTTTTATTGGCCTGCATAGAGTGCTCTGGGCGGCGACTGGGCTTGTGCCCTTTGTCTTTCCCAAGGAACACTGGGTTGCAGCTTTCATCGTTATGTATACAGTCGCGTTCATTGCCAATACGGCGGGTGGTATGCTGTGGACCTCGGTTATTAGCGACCTGGTTCCCGCACGTGTAAGAGGCCGTTATTTCGGCATCCGCAATACGTTTCTGAACGCGCTGGGAAGTCTCGTGATGTACGGCGGAGGTATTGTGCTGGACCGCTATCCGGGCGGGCACGGATTTCTGATTTTGTATATCGTTGTATGGATCTTCTCGGTCTCCAATGTAATTGTGTTCTGCTTTTATCCGGATGTTCCGTTTGAGAAGTCGGAGGAAAAAGAATTTCTGCCGATGTTTAAGAAACCGCTTCACGATAAGCTGTTTATGAAATCAACACTATTTCTTGCCGCCTGGCTGCTGCTGCAGAACCTTACCGTTCCGCTCTATTCCTATGTCATGCTGCAGCTTATGCATATTAACTATCAGACGTTATCGCTGCTGA of the Paenibacillus pedocola genome contains:
- a CDS encoding MFS transporter, translating into MNIMRNRLPGIRPKRVRKASVHRNNLRVATFEGIPSTIFQVLLQGQFLTGFLLYLGASSSQIGFVLALTTLVNVAQIGVAFLIQKLPSRKWAMVTFIGLHRVLWAATGLVPFVFPKEHWVAAFIVMYTVAFIANTAGGMLWTSVISDLVPARVRGRYFGIRNTFLNALGSLVMYGGGIVLDRYPGGHGFLILYIVVWIFSVSNVIVFCFYPDVPFEKSEEKEFLPMFKKPLHDKLFMKSTLFLAAWLLLQNLTVPLYSYVMLQLMHINYQTLSLLNVSQTIFMMASFYVWGNLNARYSNKRLLLWTLPIIALSSLMWGMLSVLPVLPVLFAAHIMFGLGVGGFNQLAFNFIIGDTPKKERPMYMAMYAALTGLAAFFGPLIGGKIYEWIIRWPEWTQIYGMQVVVGLLMIALALLLGRRILRDE
- a CDS encoding sensor histidine kinase — protein: MEYLKIFFINTALLITLAYLGNLIYKHTITYAPERMKKISWVILAIFAGWISTVFGYRLGEHAIFDLRYVPLIISTLAYPQPFILILIGVGIGITRLTFGINEATVAGVLNLSILGFVCAALSLWVRRSNVAYWIKRLIVILVVNLMNAVNIIAFGVVPDRMYITDIMPITLSAGLVLSLLFALIIRDFQLDLLRNGQIIRANELLSAQTEELHKNKIILEERAKQLTLASQYKSEFLATMSHELRTPLNSVINLSQLIEENNDSLNREETKEYAGIIHRSGEDLLMLINDILDLSKVEAGKLDINKEDLNVSEIPELLTLQFSVAARLKGLEFTVTLDSQVPQVIHSDPQRVQQILRNLLSNAFKFTMEGHISLNIRTFEQKEGALQRRWIVFDVQDTGIGIAAEKHDIIFEAFQQADATIGRKYGGTGLGLSISNDLARLLGGFITLHSEEKQGSRFSLYLPL